In the bacterium genome, TTATGAAAGTAGGTATTGGCTACGACATCCATCGGCTGGTTACAGGGAGAAAATTAGTATTGGGGGGTGTAGAAATACCTTTTGAGAAGGGGCTGTCTGGCCACTCTGATGCAGACGTTTTAGCCCATTCCATCTGTGATGCAATTCTTGGCGCATTAGGAAAGGGCGATATAGGCCTTCATTTTCCGGATACTGACCCAAAGTATAAAGATATCTCATCTCTGATTCTTTTGGGAAAAGTTTCTGAAATTATGACTGAAGCAAATTTTCAGGTAAATAATCTCGATTCGATAATTATAGCTCAGAGTCCCCGCCTTTCGCCCTATATTGAAGAAATGAAAAAGAATGTTAGCGGAGTTCTAAACAGTAGTCGAGAAGTAATAAATATTAAAGCCACAACCAATGAAGGATTGGGATTGATTGGTCAGGGCGAAGGAATAGCTGCTTATACTATAGTTTCACTCACAGAGCTTTAAAGGAAGATTATGTCTTTATTTGTTTATAATACTCTAACCCGGAAGAAAGAAGAATTTAAACCGCACTCCCCGGGTAAGGTCAAGATTTATGTTTGTGGAACCACACCCTACGATCATTGCCATCTCGGGCACGCCCGCTGTTATGTAGTTTTTGATGTAATCAGAAAATATTTAGAATATAAGGGTTATGAAGTGACATATGTGCAAAATTTTACAGATATTGACGATAAGATTATCAACAGAGCCAAACAGTTAGGAAGCAAGGCCGAAGACATAGCAGAGAAGTATATCAGCGAATATTTTGAAGTAATGAGAAAAATAAACATAAAGGAAGCCAATTTTTACCCCAAAACGACAGAGCATATCCCGGAGATGATCAAACTTATTGAAAAGTTAATCAAACGAGGCTATGCCTACGTCATAGATG is a window encoding:
- the ispF gene encoding 2-C-methyl-D-erythritol 2,4-cyclodiphosphate synthase, which translates into the protein MKVGIGYDIHRLVTGRKLVLGGVEIPFEKGLSGHSDADVLAHSICDAILGALGKGDIGLHFPDTDPKYKDISSLILLGKVSEIMTEANFQVNNLDSIIIAQSPRLSPYIEEMKKNVSGVLNSSREVINIKATTNEGLGLIGQGEGIAAYTIVSLTEL